A genomic segment from Sulfuritalea hydrogenivorans sk43H encodes:
- a CDS encoding flagellar protein FlaG, which yields MKLPQAPVQSVQPTQKPAPEQLQKALEALKQAVPIKSNALTFSLDDSSGQTIARVVDSETGEVIRQIPSKELLEIARAIDKMQGMLLKQKA from the coding sequence ATGAAGTTGCCGCAGGCACCCGTACAGTCGGTACAGCCCACCCAGAAGCCAGCCCCGGAACAACTCCAGAAAGCGCTTGAGGCACTGAAACAAGCCGTGCCGATCAAGTCAAATGCGCTGACTTTCTCGCTGGATGACAGTTCCGGGCAGACCATTGCCCGCGTCGTCGATAGTGAAACCGGAGAAGTGATTCGGCAGATTCCATCCAAGGAACTGCTGGAAATCGCCCGAGCCATCGACAAGATGCAGGGGATGCTGCTGAAGCAAAAAGCCTGA